The following proteins are co-located in the Desulfatitalea tepidiphila genome:
- a CDS encoding M24 family metallopeptidase, whose product MLSQDRIRQLQGKIDGEGLGCALLFYSRDIYYYTGTAQPSFLLVLPDQYFLFVRSGYDFAIKDVFISTEHIYEERRLETIYAKICSGLKNRKIATELDILPTKQYFGYKKIFEGWEFSDISPMVLEQRMTKDPYEIEQIRKACMAIDAGHRAVLSTLREGVTELELAAAVENAHRLAGHEGVFFMRLPDFFMSRGPIGSGPNLRKFSGVVYSVTGAGLSPSVPVGPSMRRIEVGDMAVVDIPTFVNGYHADQTRTYFLGRCGSRLRDRYETLKEIHESVIEGIRPGMSGDDIYRTAMEKAEKLKVAAEFLSFGNGKRSHMIGHGLGLEINEPPIISAGSSAKILENYILGIEMHLLDEEAGAMKLEDTVLVGRHGNEILTVSARELGEVF is encoded by the coding sequence ATGCTTAGCCAGGACAGGATCCGACAGTTGCAAGGCAAAATAGACGGTGAAGGACTGGGCTGCGCGCTGCTATTCTATTCAAGGGATATTTATTACTACACCGGGACCGCTCAACCATCATTTCTGCTTGTTTTGCCGGACCAATATTTTCTGTTCGTCAGAAGCGGATATGATTTCGCAATAAAAGACGTATTTATCAGCACAGAACATATTTACGAAGAACGGCGCCTCGAAACCATCTATGCGAAAATCTGTTCGGGTTTGAAAAACAGAAAGATTGCGACGGAACTGGATATCCTGCCGACAAAGCAGTATTTCGGGTACAAGAAAATCTTTGAAGGATGGGAGTTTTCGGATATTTCGCCGATGGTCCTCGAACAGCGGATGACAAAAGATCCATATGAGATTGAACAGATTAGAAAAGCCTGCATGGCTATTGACGCCGGACACAGGGCAGTGCTTTCCACGCTGCGGGAGGGCGTCACGGAACTCGAGCTGGCCGCCGCCGTCGAAAATGCCCACAGGCTTGCCGGGCATGAAGGGGTCTTTTTTATGAGGCTTCCTGATTTTTTCATGAGTCGAGGCCCGATCGGATCTGGCCCGAACCTGAGGAAATTCAGCGGCGTTGTTTATTCCGTCACCGGCGCAGGGCTCAGTCCGTCCGTTCCTGTGGGGCCTTCAATGAGAAGGATCGAAGTCGGGGATATGGCAGTGGTCGATATCCCTACGTTCGTCAATGGATACCATGCCGATCAGACCAGAACCTATTTCCTTGGCCGATGCGGCTCAAGGCTCAGGGATAGATATGAAACACTGAAGGAGATTCATGAATCCGTCATCGAAGGTATCCGTCCCGGAATGAGCGGGGACGATATTTACCGCACAGCGATGGAGAAGGCCGAGAAGCTGAAGGTCGCTGCAGAATTCCTGAGCTTCGGAAATGGAAAGCGAAGTCATATGATCGGTCACGGACTCGGCCTGGAAATCAACGAGCCCCCGATCATTTCCGCCGGCAGCAGCGCAAAGATCCTGGAAAATTACATACTGGGCATCGAGATGCACCTGTTGGATGAAGAGGCGGGCGCCATGAAACTGGAGGATACGGTACTGGTCGGAAGGCACGGGAATGAAATTCTCACAGTAAGTGCCAGGGAGCTTGGCGAAGTCTTTTAA
- a CDS encoding LysE family translocator has translation MFSTEFLLTSLVVVLIPGTGVIYTVSTGLFSGWRSSIAAAFGCTTGILPHLAASILGLSAILHMSALAFQVVKYAGVTYLLYLSWSMWRETGSLQVNSPESTRTLWQIVVKGFLINILNPKLSIFFLAFLPLFVSPDVSSPMIQMLILSAAFMAMTLVVFILYGISAHYVRTYIVNSTNVATWLQRSFAAIFAALGVKLALTEQ, from the coding sequence ATGTTCAGCACAGAGTTTTTGCTGACTTCACTAGTGGTCGTTTTAATACCCGGTACGGGTGTGATCTATACGGTTTCCACCGGGCTTTTCAGCGGTTGGCGATCGAGCATCGCCGCCGCATTCGGCTGCACGACCGGCATTCTCCCCCATTTGGCGGCAAGTATTCTGGGGCTGTCCGCCATCCTCCACATGAGCGCCTTGGCCTTTCAGGTCGTTAAATATGCGGGCGTAACCTATCTCCTGTATCTGTCCTGGTCCATGTGGCGTGAAACGGGGTCGCTGCAGGTCAACTCACCCGAATCGACCAGAACTCTGTGGCAAATCGTTGTAAAGGGCTTCTTGATCAATATCCTCAACCCGAAATTATCCATATTTTTCCTGGCGTTCCTACCGCTGTTCGTCTCACCGGATGTATCATCCCCCATGATCCAGATGTTGATCCTGAGTGCCGCATTCATGGCGATGACCCTGGTCGTATTTATTCTATACGGAATTTCGGCTCATTATGTCCGCACCTATATCGTTAACTCCACGAACGTCGCCACTTGGCTGCAAAGATCGTTTGCTGCCATTTTCGCTGCCCTGGGCGTAAAACTGGCCCTGACAGAGCAATAG
- a CDS encoding NAD(P)H-dependent oxidoreductase, which produces MKILLILAHPDPDSFNAAIARRCRDVLAATGHTVFFHDLCAEKFDPILPADEIPRAAQLPAAIQMHCDEIATADGIIIVHPNWWGQPPAILKGWIDRVIRPGVAYAFLEGDAGEGVPVGLLRATSALVFNTANTESTRERDVFKDPLETLWRNCIFGLCGVSEVFRRTFSIIVTSNERQRTAWLCEVEEIVQRYYPTELGREVGER; this is translated from the coding sequence ATGAAAATCTTACTCATTTTGGCCCATCCGGATCCAGACAGTTTCAACGCAGCCATTGCCAGGCGATGCCGCGATGTCCTCGCTGCAACTGGGCACACCGTCTTTTTCCACGATCTGTGCGCCGAGAAATTCGACCCGATACTCCCGGCGGATGAAATCCCGCGAGCTGCTCAACTACCGGCGGCAATCCAAATGCATTGCGACGAGATCGCGACGGCAGACGGCATCATCATCGTGCATCCCAATTGGTGGGGGCAGCCGCCTGCGATTTTAAAAGGTTGGATCGATCGGGTCATCAGACCCGGTGTGGCCTATGCGTTCCTCGAAGGCGACGCCGGCGAGGGCGTACCCGTTGGATTACTCCGGGCAACATCCGCCCTGGTGTTCAACACGGCCAACACCGAATCCACCAGGGAGCGCGACGTATTCAAAGACCCGCTCGAAACCCTCTGGCGGAACTGCATTTTCGGTCTTTGCGGCGTTTCGGAGGTTTTCAGAAGAACCTTCAGCATCATCGTGACCAGCAACGAACGACAACGAACTGCCTGGCTCTGCGAGGTCGAGGAAATTGTCCAACGGTATTATCCAACGGAGCTCGGGAGGGAAGTCGGGGAACGTTGA
- a CDS encoding HIT family protein: MDECIFCRIVKGEVPANVVYEDELTLAFMDIGQVNPGHTIVALKSHVAHIYNIDDAQAAAAFITATRIAQALKKAMQPAGMTLLQANEAAGWQTVSHFHIHVLPRHADDGVGLTWPAKHPPREKLERYAARIRAAIAETSAGRPSEQAT; this comes from the coding sequence GTGGACGAGTGTATTTTTTGCAGGATTGTCAAAGGGGAGGTGCCGGCCAACGTCGTCTATGAGGACGAGCTGACGCTGGCTTTCATGGATATCGGCCAAGTCAATCCCGGGCATACCATCGTGGCCCTGAAATCCCACGTTGCCCATATCTATAATATAGACGACGCCCAGGCGGCTGCCGCCTTCATCACGGCCACGCGCATCGCCCAGGCGCTGAAAAAGGCCATGCAGCCCGCCGGGATGACGCTGCTTCAGGCCAACGAGGCGGCTGGGTGGCAGACGGTGTCCCACTTCCATATCCATGTCCTGCCGCGGCATGCGGACGACGGTGTGGGGCTCACCTGGCCGGCCAAGCATCCGCCGCGGGAAAAATTGGAGCGCTATGCCGCTCGCATCCGGGCGGCGATCGCGGAGACGTCGGCGGGCCGCCCGAGTGAACAGGCAACGTAA
- a CDS encoding MarC family protein — protein MALFLSLWIKLFFVLTPFFALTMFLSLTEEYDEPRRRKLALTATVAVAAICLILFFAGRQIFSLFGITLDAFRIGAGVLLLLSGIGLVQGKTPASKTTPDGDVTVVPLAIPIIVGPATTGTLLVLGAELTALPEKVMGVLALLASVACIGAVLLAGSLIQRGLGIRGIAILSKLTGLVLSALAAQMIMTGVQGFLGIGN, from the coding sequence ATGGCGCTTTTTTTGAGCCTGTGGATCAAGCTGTTTTTTGTACTCACGCCCTTTTTCGCACTCACCATGTTCCTCAGTCTGACCGAGGAGTATGACGAGCCCCGCCGCCGGAAGCTGGCCCTGACCGCAACAGTGGCCGTGGCCGCCATTTGTCTCATACTGTTTTTCGCCGGCCGGCAGATCTTCTCCCTCTTCGGCATCACCCTGGACGCCTTCCGCATCGGCGCCGGCGTGCTGCTTCTGCTTTCGGGCATCGGGCTGGTTCAGGGCAAAACCCCGGCATCCAAGACGACCCCCGATGGCGACGTGACGGTGGTACCGCTGGCCATTCCCATCATCGTGGGGCCGGCTACCACGGGCACACTGCTCGTCCTGGGTGCGGAGTTGACCGCTTTGCCGGAGAAGGTCATGGGCGTGCTGGCGCTTCTGGCCTCGGTGGCCTGCATCGGCGCGGTGCTGCTCGCTGGCTCTCTGATCCAGCGCGGCCTGGGCATCCGGGGCATCGCCATCCTGAGCAAATTGACCGGGTTGGTGCTGTCGGCCTTGGCGGCCCAGATGATCATGACCGGTGTTCAGGGTTTTCTGGGGATTGGAAATTAA
- a CDS encoding oligopeptide/dipeptide ABC transporter ATP-binding protein — MSKDEFGAPVLALETHPPSFRLRIDAAPILDVRHLRVEYRIGRRRKLPAVSGVSFDIRRGEILGLIGESGCGKSSIARAVMQLPPPTSGKVLLEGEDLTTLPQKRLLRLRPKFQIIFQDSVSALNPRRRIGEAIAMPLHITNSGRPSERRQRAREMMRQVGIDPENDSLRPFELSGGQCQRVQIARALITHPRLLICDEPVSSLDVSVQAQIINLLDALRCRYGLAMLFISHDLAVVKNICDRVAVMYMGRLCEIAASEDLYHSPRHPYTATLLDAVSRIDKPQALASGRTVGGIITPPENPPQGCRFQQECKRKQRLCSETEPEMKEVQPGRRVACHYTL; from the coding sequence ATGTCTAAAGATGAATTTGGAGCCCCTGTTTTGGCATTGGAGACACATCCCCCATCATTCCGTCTGCGGATCGATGCAGCGCCGATTCTGGATGTGCGACATCTCCGGGTCGAATACCGCATCGGCAGGAGAAGAAAACTGCCAGCGGTTTCCGGCGTCAGCTTCGACATCCGGAGAGGAGAAATCCTGGGGCTGATCGGTGAATCCGGGTGTGGAAAGTCTTCTATCGCCAGGGCCGTCATGCAGCTTCCGCCGCCCACATCCGGCAAGGTCCTGCTGGAAGGAGAAGACCTGACGACCTTGCCCCAAAAACGCCTCCTTCGACTCAGGCCGAAGTTTCAAATCATTTTTCAGGACTCTGTTTCGGCCTTGAATCCCCGTCGCCGAATCGGCGAGGCCATTGCGATGCCCCTGCATATCACAAACAGCGGCCGCCCATCCGAAAGAAGGCAGCGGGCGCGGGAAATGATGCGTCAGGTGGGCATCGACCCGGAGAATGATTCTCTTCGGCCCTTTGAACTGTCCGGCGGACAGTGCCAACGAGTTCAGATCGCACGGGCCTTGATCACCCATCCGCGGCTGTTGATCTGCGACGAACCGGTGTCATCTCTCGACGTGTCGGTGCAGGCCCAGATCATCAACCTGTTGGATGCGTTGCGTTGCCGATACGGCCTGGCGATGCTGTTTATCTCCCATGATCTGGCCGTGGTGAAAAATATTTGCGATCGTGTTGCCGTCATGTACATGGGCAGACTCTGCGAAATCGCCGCCTCGGAGGATTTGTACCACTCTCCGCGCCACCCCTATACCGCAACCCTCCTGGATGCGGTCTCACGAATCGATAAACCCCAGGCCTTAGCCAGCGGTCGGACCGTGGGGGGAATCATTACACCGCCCGAGAACCCTCCGCAGGGTTGTCGTTTCCAGCAAGAATGCAAAAGGAAGCAAAGGCTTTGCAGTGAAACCGAGCCAGAAATGAAAGAGGTTCAACCCGGCAGGCGGGTCGCCTGCCATTATACCTTATAA
- a CDS encoding ABC transporter ATP-binding protein — MLLWVNRLGVRIPTPRGPLNPVEDVSFILERGETLGLVGESGCGKTVLCRALLGLLPTAATLSKDAEIIFDGQALNRLPDRTLNRIRGREIAMIFQDPMTALNPVMSVGRQVAEPLVHHFGMPAKEAMGKAIRLMASVGIPNPDHRARQYPHQLSGGLRQRAAIAMALACEPKLLIADEPTTALDATIQADILDLLNDLQGEKHMAMILVTHDLGMAAGRTRNIAVMYAGKIVETATTGELLANMRMPYTRALFDAIPRLENPTHTVLNTIDGQPPNLIDPPTGCRFAPRCWRASAKCRVEAPLLLPDDPAAHRTACWHPLA, encoded by the coding sequence ATGCTACTGTGGGTCAATCGTTTGGGGGTCCGGATACCAACCCCTCGCGGGCCGCTCAACCCGGTCGAGGATGTCTCGTTTATCCTTGAAAGAGGAGAAACGTTGGGGCTGGTGGGAGAATCCGGCTGCGGCAAGACCGTTCTTTGTCGCGCCCTGCTGGGATTGCTGCCCACTGCCGCGACGTTGTCGAAGGATGCCGAAATCATCTTTGATGGACAGGCTCTGAATCGGCTGCCGGATCGCACGCTCAATCGAATCAGGGGCCGTGAAATCGCCATGATTTTTCAAGATCCCATGACCGCCCTGAATCCGGTCATGTCCGTGGGCCGACAGGTGGCCGAGCCGTTGGTTCACCATTTCGGCATGCCGGCAAAGGAAGCCATGGGAAAAGCGATCCGACTGATGGCGTCGGTCGGAATCCCCAACCCGGACCACCGGGCGCGTCAGTATCCTCACCAGTTATCCGGCGGGCTCAGGCAGCGGGCCGCCATCGCCATGGCCCTTGCCTGCGAACCCAAACTGCTCATCGCCGATGAGCCCACGACCGCGCTGGACGCGACGATTCAGGCGGACATATTGGATCTGCTGAATGATCTTCAAGGAGAAAAACATATGGCCATGATTCTGGTTACCCATGATCTTGGCATGGCAGCCGGAAGAACCCGGAACATTGCCGTCATGTATGCGGGTAAAATTGTGGAAACGGCAACCACCGGCGAGCTCTTGGCGAACATGCGGATGCCGTACACCCGGGCCCTGTTCGACGCCATTCCCCGGCTGGAAAACCCGACGCATACGGTCCTGAACACCATCGACGGGCAACCGCCCAACTTGATCGATCCGCCCACAGGATGCCGGTTTGCGCCGCGCTGTTGGCGTGCGAGCGCGAAATGTCGCGTCGAGGCGCCGTTGCTGTTGCCGGACGACCCGGCCGCCCATAGGACCGCGTGCTGGCATCCTTTGGCGTGA
- a CDS encoding ABC transporter permease, with protein sequence MTYPLQSGASAIIRPMPLSEKLGIGFWLSVGWIALVLTCAVFADAFPLPGYDDMDWGNQASPPGARTATIIADSSTVPAHAHLFGTDTMGRDILARLIHGSRISLAVGLIAPLIGLVIGGIIGMLAGFYRGRTETIVMSVMDVILAFPGLVLLLAVYFHLGPGLDHMIYALGFLTIPAFARVARANTLNFSQREFVTAARALGQNDVHILAREILPNIMMPMVVYALLIVSYMIVAEGSLSFLSLGVPPPIPSWGGMIAEGKEMLDEAVHISLIPALVMFLTVLAFNLVGDAIRSLIDARDGQL encoded by the coding sequence ATGACATATCCCCTCCAGAGCGGCGCATCCGCCATTATCAGGCCGATGCCCCTATCTGAAAAGCTCGGCATCGGGTTCTGGCTTTCAGTGGGCTGGATCGCCCTGGTCCTCACCTGCGCGGTTTTTGCCGATGCCTTTCCGCTACCCGGATACGATGATATGGACTGGGGAAATCAGGCATCACCGCCGGGCGCCCGCACGGCCACCATCATTGCCGACAGCTCGACAGTGCCTGCGCACGCTCACCTGTTCGGCACAGATACCATGGGCCGCGATATCCTGGCCCGCTTGATACACGGCAGTCGAATTTCCCTGGCCGTGGGATTGATCGCGCCACTGATCGGGCTGGTGATCGGCGGCATCATCGGCATGCTGGCCGGTTTTTACAGGGGGCGCACGGAGACGATCGTCATGTCGGTCATGGATGTGATTCTGGCCTTTCCGGGCCTTGTGCTTCTGCTCGCCGTCTATTTCCATCTCGGACCAGGGCTCGACCATATGATCTACGCCCTCGGCTTTTTGACGATTCCCGCATTCGCCAGGGTGGCCAGGGCCAACACCTTGAATTTTTCCCAGCGTGAATTCGTAACGGCCGCCCGGGCACTCGGGCAAAACGATGTCCATATCCTTGCAAGGGAGATCCTCCCCAACATCATGATGCCCATGGTGGTCTATGCCCTGCTGATCGTATCGTACATGATTGTGGCGGAAGGATCGCTGAGCTTTCTCTCCCTCGGTGTGCCGCCCCCCATACCGAGTTGGGGCGGCATGATTGCCGAGGGCAAGGAGATGCTGGACGAGGCCGTCCATATCAGCCTCATTCCCGCCCTGGTCATGTTTCTGACGGTTCTTGCGTTCAACCTGGTCGGCGATGCGATCAGGTCCCTGATCGACGCCAGGGACGGACAGCTTTGA
- a CDS encoding ABC transporter permease — MARHAIKKLLRLVSVLFAVTVLTFLMVDALPGDVAYEIAGEEATIEGVKAIREALGLDRNILIRYVDWLSSAVQGDLGISLRTKEPVADAIFTRLPVTLELMLISQVFALALAIPIGVISAYRSRSGLNKVFGAAAFACMSVPAFVMALVLIYIFALTFGWFPATGFAPFSEGLLTNLRSLMLPAASLALMEWAPLMRVLRSDMIATLQEDFILSAKAKGLPARKILLHHALKPSSFTLITILGIQIGHLVGGAVIVETIFALPGIGRLLVGAIYSRDLNMVQGCILLITLGYVTANFLVDALYAVLDPRVRVQTDR; from the coding sequence ATGGCCAGACACGCGATCAAAAAGCTTCTGCGCCTCGTTTCGGTCCTGTTCGCGGTCACCGTGCTCACATTTCTGATGGTGGATGCGTTGCCCGGAGATGTGGCCTATGAGATTGCAGGCGAGGAGGCCACCATCGAGGGGGTGAAAGCCATCCGCGAGGCGCTGGGGTTGGACCGGAACATCCTGATCCGGTATGTCGATTGGCTCTCCAGTGCCGTCCAGGGCGATTTGGGGATATCGCTGCGCACCAAGGAGCCGGTTGCCGACGCTATCTTCACGCGTCTGCCGGTCACCCTCGAATTGATGCTGATCTCCCAGGTGTTTGCCCTGGCGCTGGCCATTCCCATCGGCGTCATCAGCGCGTACCGATCCCGGTCCGGGCTGAACAAAGTCTTCGGCGCCGCGGCGTTCGCCTGCATGTCGGTCCCCGCGTTTGTCATGGCCCTGGTGTTGATCTACATTTTTGCCCTGACGTTCGGGTGGTTTCCGGCCACTGGTTTTGCCCCTTTTTCGGAAGGTTTGCTCACGAACCTGCGGTCGCTGATGCTGCCGGCGGCAAGCCTGGCATTGATGGAATGGGCGCCCCTGATGCGGGTCTTGCGAAGCGACATGATCGCAACCCTTCAGGAGGACTTTATTTTGTCGGCCAAGGCCAAGGGGCTTCCGGCACGCAAAATTCTGCTCCATCATGCGCTCAAACCGTCTTCGTTCACCTTGATCACCATCCTTGGCATTCAAATCGGCCATCTGGTCGGAGGCGCCGTGATCGTGGAGACCATTTTCGCCTTGCCGGGGATCGGGCGTCTTCTGGTCGGCGCGATTTACAGCAGGGATTTGAACATGGTGCAGGGCTGCATTCTGTTGATCACGCTGGGTTATGTGACCGCCAACTTTCTGGTGGATGCCCTGTATGCGGTTCTGGATCCCCGCGTAAGGGTGCAGACGGATCGATAA
- a CDS encoding ABC transporter substrate-binding protein, with protein MNEALGQRRSLGTRSRHYLLDFVVVLILLAFLPPLSQGAGDKSGGTLSFGAENEFAGFDVIKASGFAICDAVVMNTVMERLFDVDDAGDLIPALAISAKPSKDGQLWNISLRQGVIFHDGTPFDADAVVQHWSRMLNPANRFRGRSFFEPIQAVSKVDAFTVQFQLAHAWPPFPKILSDTRGLSMSIPSPKSVEEDNQLRAPVGTGPFIFKEWVSGDRLVVKKNPHYWRKDRPHLDEIVFKIMPDHQTRFVSLKSGQMDLIWMDRGTIIDQAEKDASLVLYQGEGNGAEIFVLNTAKPPFDDPRVRRAIAHAWNQEACVAMSYKNAIPMALHPFGQDIDCQDSDYPGYDPKEAKRLIDEYGKTVEIECLHSNTKRGSEQGELLQRFCKEIGVVVKPVGLSFGPVIKKVITKDYQISTWRMPSATDMGPLLFGAFHSQSRSNVSGYSNPAVDDLLTAQRMEMDVQKRNRMLCDIAGFINRDVPIIYRGGRRFHVIAKPEVKGIPAIRNGVVQLSAAWFEK; from the coding sequence ATGAACGAAGCATTGGGACAAAGGAGGTCTTTGGGAACACGATCCAGGCATTATCTATTGGATTTTGTAGTTGTTCTGATCTTGCTTGCCTTCTTGCCGCCCCTGTCCCAGGGGGCCGGAGACAAAAGCGGCGGGACGCTTTCATTCGGCGCGGAGAACGAGTTTGCCGGGTTTGACGTGATCAAAGCAAGTGGATTTGCCATTTGCGACGCCGTTGTGATGAATACGGTCATGGAGCGACTGTTCGATGTGGACGACGCGGGTGATCTGATTCCAGCCCTTGCCATATCCGCGAAACCGTCCAAAGACGGACAGTTGTGGAACATATCGTTGCGGCAAGGCGTCATCTTTCACGACGGGACACCCTTCGATGCCGATGCGGTTGTTCAACATTGGTCCAGGATGTTGAATCCAGCAAACCGGTTTCGCGGCCGTTCCTTTTTTGAGCCGATTCAAGCGGTGTCGAAGGTCGATGCGTTTACGGTCCAATTCCAACTGGCCCATGCGTGGCCGCCGTTTCCCAAAATACTTTCCGACACCCGGGGCCTGAGCATGTCCATCCCCTCGCCGAAATCCGTCGAGGAAGACAATCAACTGCGCGCCCCCGTGGGGACCGGCCCGTTCATCTTCAAGGAGTGGGTATCCGGCGACCGGCTCGTCGTGAAGAAAAACCCGCACTATTGGCGGAAAGACAGGCCCCACCTCGACGAGATCGTCTTTAAAATCATGCCGGATCACCAGACGCGCTTCGTCAGCCTCAAATCGGGCCAGATGGACCTCATCTGGATGGATCGCGGCACCATTATCGACCAGGCAGAGAAAGATGCCAGCCTGGTGCTTTACCAGGGTGAAGGAAACGGTGCGGAGATATTCGTCCTGAACACGGCCAAACCCCCATTCGACGACCCGCGCGTTCGCCGGGCCATTGCACATGCCTGGAATCAGGAAGCGTGTGTGGCCATGAGCTATAAAAATGCGATTCCCATGGCGCTGCATCCCTTTGGGCAAGATATCGACTGCCAGGATTCGGACTATCCCGGTTACGATCCGAAAGAGGCCAAACGGCTCATCGATGAATACGGCAAAACCGTGGAAATAGAATGCCTGCACTCCAACACGAAGCGGGGAAGTGAGCAAGGCGAGCTGTTACAGCGCTTCTGCAAGGAGATCGGTGTGGTGGTCAAGCCGGTAGGATTGAGCTTCGGGCCGGTCATCAAAAAAGTCATCACCAAGGATTATCAGATATCCACCTGGCGCATGCCTTCCGCTACGGATATGGGACCCCTGCTGTTTGGGGCTTTTCACTCCCAAAGCCGAAGCAATGTGTCCGGCTACAGCAACCCTGCCGTGGATGACCTGCTGACGGCCCAACGCATGGAAATGGACGTTCAGAAACGCAATCGGATGCTGTGCGACATTGCCGGGTTCATTAACCGGGATGTCCCCATCATCTACCGCGGCGGCAGGCGATTTCATGTAATTGCCAAACCGGAAGTAAAAGGAATCCCGGCGATCAGAAACGGCGTCGTCCAGCTTTCAGCAGCCTGGTTTGAAAAATAG
- a CDS encoding SAM-dependent methyltransferase yields MRRLNPSRTAEHNAFLRAVESLRPTAERICMDPYAKYFLSPQLMALYHDAEKCEQLIRHWEEIVPGVCGAVLARFRFIDTYLCKCLDSGLEQVVILGAGYDTRALRFKQRFDNRVKIFGLDHPATQAVKIRCLKNMRAAFSSPVVYVPICFETEKLDEKLFENGFQKDLYTLFIWEGVTYYIPHESIDDTLLFISRNSEPGSAVVFDYLPCSVAEGTCLKPEAKGLKESLQHFGEDIVFGIDPGRIGAFLHSRGFIGVNSMAGDEFWRNCPKGRHQDRSVSDIFMFAHARVKPKP; encoded by the coding sequence ATGAGGCGCCTGAATCCAAGCCGGACAGCTGAACACAACGCCTTTCTCAGAGCGGTGGAATCCCTCAGACCGACCGCTGAAAGAATCTGCATGGATCCCTATGCCAAATACTTCCTTTCCCCTCAATTGATGGCGCTTTATCACGATGCCGAAAAATGCGAACAGCTGATCCGACACTGGGAAGAGATCGTGCCCGGGGTGTGCGGCGCCGTATTGGCCCGTTTCAGGTTCATCGATACTTACCTGTGCAAATGCCTTGACAGCGGTCTGGAGCAGGTGGTGATCCTGGGGGCCGGATACGATACGCGTGCGCTTCGATTCAAGCAACGGTTCGACAACCGGGTCAAAATTTTCGGGTTAGACCATCCGGCCACCCAGGCGGTAAAAATCCGATGCCTCAAAAACATGCGCGCTGCCTTTTCAAGTCCCGTCGTTTATGTGCCCATTTGCTTCGAAACGGAAAAATTGGACGAAAAGCTGTTTGAAAATGGATTTCAAAAAGATCTCTATACGCTATTCATCTGGGAGGGCGTCACCTATTACATTCCGCACGAATCCATAGATGACACCCTTCTTTTCATTTCCAGAAATTCAGAGCCGGGCAGTGCTGTGGTCTTCGATTATCTCCCGTGCTCCGTGGCCGAAGGGACATGCCTTAAACCGGAAGCAAAGGGGCTCAAGGAGAGCCTGCAACATTTTGGCGAGGATATCGTTTTTGGGATCGACCCCGGACGGATAGGGGCATTTCTCCACTCGAGAGGATTTATAGGGGTGAACAGCATGGCCGGCGACGAATTCTGGCGGAACTGCCCGAAAGGTCGTCACCAGGATCGTTCCGTTTCGGATATTTTCATGTTTGCCCATGCACGAGTAAAACCAAAACCTTGA
- a CDS encoding TetR/AcrR family transcriptional regulator yields the protein MPPKPRFQTEDIIDAAFDIVRKEGWNGLSARAIAKKLNSSTRPIYSYLESMKSLEEEIVKKALALFNEYLSLKETGDKWLDQAIGYVRFAIEEKMLFRCINDEKHAVLQRKNTREMWEILRAELANYKPFENLSQTEVDRIRVMRWIFVHGIAALINSGWYSSQEIDSEIFLKEMNIKLPDVLNMANHVIYEGFKDKKIFEKLRIGNHEAPESKPDS from the coding sequence ATGCCCCCCAAACCGCGCTTTCAAACAGAGGATATCATCGATGCCGCCTTTGACATCGTCCGCAAAGAAGGGTGGAACGGACTATCCGCCCGGGCGATCGCAAAGAAGCTCAATTCATCCACCCGACCGATCTACTCTTATCTTGAATCCATGAAAAGCCTCGAGGAAGAGATCGTTAAAAAGGCCCTGGCGTTGTTCAATGAATATCTCTCTTTAAAAGAGACCGGGGACAAATGGCTCGATCAGGCTATCGGATATGTCAGGTTCGCCATCGAGGAAAAAATGCTGTTTCGCTGCATCAACGACGAGAAGCATGCCGTTTTGCAACGCAAAAACACCCGTGAGATGTGGGAGATATTGAGAGCCGAACTTGCCAATTACAAGCCGTTTGAAAATCTGTCCCAAACCGAGGTGGATCGTATACGGGTGATGCGCTGGATTTTTGTCCATGGCATTGCGGCATTGATCAACAGCGGATGGTATTCGTCTCAGGAAATCGACTCGGAAATTTTTTTGAAGGAAATGAATATCAAGTTGCCGGATGTCCTCAATATGGCCAACCATGTGATTTACGAGGGGTTCAAAGATAAAAAAATCTTCGAAAAGCTGAGGATAGGAAATCATGAGGCGCCTGAATCCAAGCCGGACAGCTGA